In the genome of Prosthecobacter sp., one region contains:
- a CDS encoding class I SAM-dependent rRNA methyltransferase, producing the protein MPPPPRNPHRESAAPSTTLPPGSEEWLRPWAQMKYFSFNPAVYPNMIRAVSPDAGPGDLVNVYDKEGQIFGSGFYNPKAHVPLRVIQHGENVLTEDALDARLDAALDLRLKTLRLDETTEAWRAVHSDGDGLSGLVVDRYADVLSIEVTTLGVWRRLPRWLPKLHAALGTSQHLIHVDPDIARIENMRWADVPEADAPAPRGVRVRENNVRYQVSFEDGHKTGFFCDQRDNRLKFAHLARGRRVLDLCSYTGGFAISAKVLGGCEDVTGVDLDEKAVAQAKKNADLNQVRIDWVHADTFTWGRQMQQNGTQWDAVVLDPPKLVFSRDPEEGQLGRNKYYDMNAVALGLLKRGGLFVTCSCSGLLDVAEFEDIVMRAAHRNKRRLQILDRTGAGADHPVMSNCPEGRYLKVLWCLAW; encoded by the coding sequence ATGCCTCCTCCCCCGCGAAACCCCCATCGTGAATCCGCCGCCCCTAGCACCACCCTGCCTCCAGGTAGCGAGGAGTGGCTGCGCCCCTGGGCACAGATGAAGTATTTCTCCTTCAATCCAGCGGTGTATCCGAACATGATTCGTGCTGTCTCACCCGACGCCGGTCCGGGTGATTTGGTGAACGTGTATGATAAAGAGGGCCAGATTTTCGGCAGCGGATTCTACAACCCCAAGGCCCATGTGCCGCTGCGGGTGATCCAGCATGGTGAAAATGTGCTCACGGAAGATGCGCTGGATGCCCGGCTCGATGCCGCGCTCGATCTGCGCCTGAAGACCCTGCGTCTCGACGAAACCACCGAGGCCTGGCGTGCCGTGCATTCGGATGGCGACGGGCTTAGCGGCCTTGTTGTGGATCGTTACGCCGATGTGCTGTCCATCGAAGTCACCACGCTCGGCGTGTGGCGCCGTCTGCCCCGCTGGCTGCCGAAGCTGCATGCGGCGCTTGGCACCTCGCAGCACCTCATCCATGTCGATCCCGACATCGCCCGCATCGAAAACATGCGCTGGGCCGATGTGCCCGAGGCGGACGCGCCGGCCCCTCGGGGTGTGCGGGTGCGTGAGAATAACGTGCGCTATCAGGTCAGCTTCGAGGACGGCCACAAAACCGGCTTCTTCTGCGATCAGCGTGACAACCGCCTGAAGTTCGCGCACCTCGCCCGGGGACGTCGTGTACTCGATTTGTGCAGCTATACCGGCGGCTTTGCGATCAGCGCCAAGGTTCTCGGAGGCTGCGAAGACGTGACCGGCGTGGATCTGGATGAAAAAGCCGTCGCACAGGCCAAAAAAAACGCTGATTTGAATCAGGTCCGCATCGACTGGGTGCATGCCGATACCTTCACCTGGGGCCGCCAGATGCAGCAGAACGGTACTCAGTGGGACGCCGTCGTGCTCGATCCGCCGAAGCTCGTGTTTTCCCGTGATCCCGAAGAAGGCCAGCTCGGACGCAACAAGTACTACGATATGAACGCCGTCGCCCTCGGCCTGCTGAAACGTGGCGGGCTGTTCGTCACCTGCTCATGCTCGGGACTGCTCGATGTGGCCGAGTTCGAGGATATCGTCATGCGCGCTGCGCACCGTAACAAGCG